CGAAGAGGTTTTAGATCAGGAGACAGAACATtggacaaataataataataatcataaagcTGGTGCACTCAGGAGTCAACAAGACTACAGCCGCGTCCCAGTCCGTCCAGCTTTCCTCCGTTTATTCTGCCTGACCTGCTAACTGACCCGTGTTGTGATGATTCAAAAGTTCTGCCTGAAAAAAACTTAAACTCAGACAAATCTGAGCAGCTTTTGAAGTAATCACACAGTCACTTTTATTATTCATAACTGCAGCTAAATTATGGTCATTTTGTGCTTTGGGGCAGCAAACGtcaggctttttgttttttttttttgtccctctaACTTTGCAGATTGTAGTATGTGACCGAGAGCAAGTGTTTTCTGATTTCCTGTATGACAAATGGAAAACTTGGACTAATGTATTTAGATTGCCTAAAGCCAAGTGTGCAGAAGTTCTCCTCCTGTATGGATTGGACTGTTAACTCCGACAACGTGGACACTAATCAATAAGAATAACCATCAGCAGATGTTCTCGGCTGgctgaacaacacaaacacgcagCTGAGGATTAGGATGTGCTGTgggtttgtgttgctgtgagtTTGCAGAGTCAGGAGTTCGTCCCCGCGGTGTTTGTTGATTAGCGTGTGAGCCAACTGGATTCTCCCTCATTATCTATCAAGCTAATTATGATCTAATTATTTCAAGGGAGCGGGGTTAGCCCGTCAACTCTGCAAAGTTGTTAAATTGATAGAGACAATGCAGCGGCGAAGGTAATCGTTATAATTGATGGTGTATGCGTTTGTGCGGTGAAAGGAAATCAAGCCGTGTCCCTGGTATGTCTTTAATTAGAAAACAATCTATGCTGCACAGAAGTGAAGGAATTTaacaaaaaatcattttttaacaaAGTTTTTACTTACTAACTCTATTTTCAAACAAGTGGATTAAAAACGACAAACTCAGCATCAGCACACACGCTGGGCAGGCGCATCAACACACGGAAACGACGTGTTATTTATCACGTGTGGATGGAGACAACTCAGCTCACTgaggaggcagaaaaagaaatttTATTGCATTATTTATGTGTTGTATTCCCtccaacaaaaccaaaatattttcaataaCATTAGATTTTAatctttacaaaaacagcaaaagaaactCCCAATTTCAACATAAAATGTTTGTCACAGGTAAGAGAAAAGCCATCCTGAAGCCCTGCAGCTTTTAGCACTGAATTGTGGGTGTTTTTCAAGGCTTCCTCTTCTAAGTTAACTAAGTTAACTAAGTTAACTAAGAGGTCTGCAGTTCCTCGAAGCAGCACTAATGAATATTGCTGTGTGAAAAGTTGGTCAGATAACCAAAGAGTCACTGGGTCAAAACTACAGAAAATCACAACCAAATCTTCTCCTCAGCTTTGTTtaagcatctttcagctcattgttttggtttctgttcatcactgacaggcagacaggaagttaGCAACTCTGTGGTGAACACAGGAGTTAGTGGAGACCGGAGCAGGAAGCTGGAAGAGGAGTGAATACTGAACGTACTCGTGTTTGGTgggtgtgaaaatgtaaatttaaatcataatttaaaaggtcagttttgtttgtgctgtttcatgtgctggacaaaataaatcacttaaTGCAGCTTAAAGGTTTGTAGTTGCGTAGCTGCCGGTAGAAGCCGGGATTGGGGCGAATCGAGGGCCTCGCCAGCTTCACCTGGCTGAACGCATCCTCAAATGACAGCTCCTCCCTCAACATCAGGTAGCCAATCACGATGGAGGAGGAGCGTGACACGCCCGCGTTACAGTGAACCAGCGCCACGCCGCCCTGTGGGAAGGAaaggtaaaaaagaaacaggttAGGTTTAATTACAACTTCCACATGTTCAAGTGGGCAAGtcaggaaaaagagaagaaaagtggATCATTTATCCAACTTTAAATCGATGTTGCAAGATAGCGATAAGGAGCTACACACGTAGAAATGAATGACCAGTAAAATGGACGACAAACCGGCGGGCACTTCCTGCACCGCCCACattcagcatcagcagctcGCAGCAGTATGAAAGGCTGATGTCTCAGAACCGAAATCATCTACGTGACACCCGATACCACTGAGTCGAACGTGAGCGCGTTTCTTGTCATTTAAGAAGCAGGAACCTGTTCTAAAGAACGAGCGCAGTTCATCTGATCACAGCTTTCTCTGCATTTCCTCCTCGTGAAAATATGCAATTTCTGACTCTCCAGCAGCTCTGAAGGCAACATTAGACAGAGCATGTAGGGCAAGTTGAGACAGAATAAATCTGTATCTgcggcttgtgtgtgtgtgtgtgtgtcaaaaatGTGCGATatgattaatattaatgttgatGTAATTATTTTACTGCCTAGAGTGCCTGGCtgaaatgaattttttaaatcCAGCCACATCTTTAGACAATGTGTGCAGGCCCACGGCTCAGTTCTGAAGCTCAGCATATTGacacatttgtctctttttattcaACATGGAGCCTCCCACCGCAGAAAGAAGTCTCCTTGCTGATTGAGATGGAGCCGAACGGGAACTGtaagcactttttaaaaaaaatataatttaacatGTCAATCAAATACCCATTGAGGGCCAGGAGATTTAAATTAGCTgttgctacacacacacacacacttttggtTGCTGTAATTGACATGTTATCACTGCTATCTGTGCTTTCGATTCGAAATATAACCCAATCAAACGGGTCCTCCGGGGAAAATACAATCAAATAAAGCACATAGAGAACACACAGAGATATAAGTCTTCTATAAGTTTCTATCAATCAAGAAGCTTTCTCTGCTCCTTTATGTTATTTGTGCTGGTGTCTGCAGTCACTGTAGTCACATTTCTGctcttgttttccctccttttgaaaaaaaaaaacaaaaaacagaaacaacagaaaacttCTACAATCTGAAAATTGCCTGAGCAAgataatccatcacagtgaacatgGAGACTTAATTTGGTTTTGTCAGAgtttcttgttttgctgttatttcaTTGCGCTCGAGTTGAGCGTTTTCATATCAGCGCTCAGATCGCATAATGCACTGCTTACGGTCAatctcctgacacacacacacacacacacacacacacacacacacacacagaggaggaaatgcTCTGCCAGGAAATAGTCCCTCACAAAGTGAGAAGAGAATATTAGGACATTAAATGACCCTGGTGTGCTCTTTTAGTTTTAATGGGTATTCTGACCACCCACTTCGCCTTTGTGCCGAGTTACAGATAACTGACTGCTGCAGATGTGAGTGAATGCATCACAGTGAGGCAGCAGAATCAGCTGCGTGTGCACACCGACGCGTTAAATTAGCCAGCAGATATAAAAGACGGCATTTTTAGGCCACGCGAGCCTCCGGAGAGGAGGAAGATACAGAAATATTTGGACAGATTTGATGTATTTTCATCTGGGTTTGTCTGGGTCCTGTGAGCATGCATCTGTCACAGGCGGAAGATGAGTAAGTACATGTACTGAAGTAGAATTTTATGGTACCCATACTTTACTCCTCTGAATTTCATACCTAGTAGTTAGCTAGTTTTACCCCACTAGCTTTCAGTAGGAGATATTGTGCTGTTTTACTGCACAGTATTTATCtgatgactctgtgtgtgtgtgtgtgtgtgtgtgtgtgtgtgtgtgtgtgtgcgtgcgtgcatacCTGTTCCCGTGCCTGATCTATAAAGGAGCTACACTCCTCGAGGTacacagtgatgtcagtgtCCGGGAGGTCCAGGATCTGGAGCGTCTTATAAACCAGCTGATCTGGGAACAGGTTAGTGACCCCGTAGGCCACATTTAGCACGTGAGACAcctgacagggagacagagacgtGAGACTCCTTGGGCCAATGACCCCAGAGCACTGACTTGTCTTGTCAAGACTGTTTTTGCTGCGGGAAGCGAGATACTCTGTCAGCCATATTGATGAACGTGACTGAGCGAGGGGTCAGAAAGACGGAGCGAGAAAGAGGGCTGacatgaagatgaagaggacagacagagtgCGAGAGAGGCgcaaaaagagagggaggggggcaaAGAAGACAGATGGGGGGGGCAAAGAAGACAGATGGGGGGGGCAAAGAAGACAGATGGCTCCACTTCATTTTACAGTACGTGCCCACTCACACTTAAATTTAGCTCAGCTCAGAGGGCTAAATTGTCTCCTGCTTTAACATCTGACATCCTTCTTGCACACGTTAAAGGATGATAGTGAAATTCTGCATTGTTCTAACTGTCAACATATTGAATGAAGACCAAAACTCACAGTGaggttttacacacacacacacacagtttgttttaacTCAGTCCTATATATATGGATTATTATGCAGTGGAAAATAATCCCAAACAGATGGACTATTTACTAATGTCAGGCCAAACACTACAGTAACCAGCTGTTTCAGGGAGCTACTAGgtgttttttaatatataaataaaataaaataaattaaaaccgTGTTTATGAGATGTTTTTCAAAATTATGTCGTCATAACCCAACAGTtggacagtgaaaacaaagaataatgGCACCGTGGGAAACCTGGACACTGTCACCACGTTCCTGCCTTCTCAAATTCACTTTTTCAGtgatgaaagcaaacaaacgTCACAACTGATGATGCGGTTTGGGTCCACCTGctaaaataaagacattttttgatttctcttttttactCATTATTAAAGATTTGATTAAGAAGCTAAACAGACCAAGAGGCGAGTCACCTCACATGTTAACCTGGACTACATTCACCGAATTCCTGAAACAGGGAGATACATAACCAGGTTTCTCTGATCCAGAATATGATCGAAAACCACGTTGAGCCTGCAAGTTTTACACTCGTCATATGATTGGGATGGAGATTTAACTTCCCCACAAACTTCAGCTTATACAAAATGCAGGTATTTTTACTGAGCTACCAGTTACTGTTCACTAAATGTTCTACTGAAACAGACCCTTTTTCAAAAAACTGTCCCACTGTCAACTCTCCTGAGCTTTAACATCCATCTGGGAGAGCGGGGCTGATTTGTTTGTCAGGCAATCAAAGGTTTCATcccaggaacaggaagtgaaggtgTAATCTCTCCACTTCATCATGGAGAGACTGCACAGGCAGCGATATGCTCGTGGCTGAGAGCAgccactgcagagaggaggagtggaggacgCTTACTGTAATCACTCACTCCCTCTGCTGAGCTAAACTGTCACTGCATGAGTCATGAAGCTCCTCGACGCAGACCTGCAGGACAGCACACCTACGTGGCTGCCTCTAATCTCATGTCGCTGCACACGCGATCACAACAAGGCAAGGGCGCCATCGCTGCATTGATCCCCCCGTACTGACCTTATGTCTCTGCAGGGTGTCGATATCGTGGGCCGCATCCTGAGAGGCTGAAAAGGCAGGGACGACTTCatgagaagacagacaggagggcTCAAATGATGCTTGCTGCAGGCTGACAGTGATTGCTCAATTAGAAAATGATCAATTGCTGCCTTCCCTCTTcttcaaattaatatttatCAGCATCTGCCTCATAATTTTTACATGAGCGAGAGAAAATTTATGCATGGatctgttatgtgtgtgtttttatatgcaaCGCTTTATGAAAGCCAaactttcagtttttcaaacttgtcttctttttgtttcatttcagtttgaatatCTTTGGCTTTTAGACTGCTGGTTGAACAAAAGTGATCTTAAAGAGTGACAGCAGCGGAACTTCAGCAGCGGAGGGCAAACGCTGCAGCACCTACATCACttcacatgaaaacagcaaaccCGCTCTGAACAGCTGCAACACAACAGAGGGAGGATATCAGTCAGCAGAAACCAACAGTAAAACAGCTAAGAGccacagaaaaaataagaaatcacaGAATCAGATACCAGGCttaaaaactgctgaaataaaCAGTCGGTgttatctgctgctgcagagagaggagttCATGGTTTTCATGACAACAGCCTTCACAACAGTGAGAGTCTGACGGACTAgtgcagcagaggaagcaggTTTAAGACTAatggaggaaatgaaatgaaaaggacCACACGGCGAGCCAACCTGAGCGAGAAAAGCTGGTGATCACCGAGGGAACGAGCAACAGCCTCTCTTTCAATTTCTCAAATGAGTCTTCATGAAGACGGCACTGGCAGACTAAAATAGCTTAGGAGGTGACTATTTATGTCACAGAGACATatggacaggaaacagactTATGAAGGCAGGACTTCCTCCAGATTCCTCCAGAGCGGATCGTCACTGCCTTCAGCTCGCTGCCTTTAAAGAAGTAATATTCACAGTCTCTGCAGCAGCCAGAGCCACTTTCACATAATGCCAAATTCACGGCGTTGAGAAGTAAATCTAAATCCAAAGGATAGAGTGTCTTTGGAAATAAGCCAGCTACAGCCCATATGCCTCAATCAGCATAGAAGGAAAAGATTTAAAGTGACACATCTGTGAAAAGATGCAGGAATGTCAGGATTTTTAAACACAAGCGACAGAAGTCACGTCTCAGACAGCTTTACTCTGCTGAGCAGCAAATGCTACCAAACATTTCTTTGAattctttattttcagacaCAGAACTACAATACATTTGCTCGACTTCTGCCTCCCCACTCGTTTCCCCTGCATGCTCACATGTCATCCATGCTCCTTAGTATTTGGCTGTTTTGTGGATTTAGACAATTCTCTTTGGTTCATGTTAATTTGTGTTGTCTGTCCTGTAAATCTGAGCATATTTTGAATATATgtgacaaaataacacacattgAAATATAGCAGCGTCTGGCATCAGATACTGGAATGAAATGCTGCAGAACAGATGCTGTAAGGTGTCAGCAGTGAACCGCTGTATAGGAAAGAGTCACCTCTATCGAGCCTAACAGatgtaatattttattgatccctgcTGAGAAATTCTCTCTTTGATTCTCTCCTGCAGTGAGGTCAAAGCACAGCATAAGTAAGCTACAGAAGTGAACTGCACCCCAGAGCTGCGAGAGGCTTCAATGTGAagctcaaggacacttcagcaggacGGACACATGCTGACATGTGAAGGTGTCACCCTGCGTCCTCCAGCTGAAGCCAGGGTACATCACCGAGCTCCCAGAGACAACTTCAAAATTAATCACATTGATTTATTCCTTATAATGATTTTACTTATTATTCGCAACAAACCATGACCGGAATACTGAAGTGGCTGAAATACTATGAAACTAAGACTGTTGGGCAATTAACACCTCACAGCCTGCAGCGAGGTCTGTCATGTGGTGAATGGACTCTACACGGCACTCTCAGCACTGTCAGCCATTTACACGCACATTCATGCACTAATACAGAAGCTGCAAGGTGCCAAGCTGCTCATCAGGTGCGACACGGTGCTTTCTACCCAAGATATCCTGTGATACTCCTACGCTACCCTGACACAGTGATGCAGCAGCCACTGAGAGCAAGTTGGGGTTCAGTATGGAACCAttttagtctgtaaaatgttaaaaatttgTGCACAGtgctcatcacagtttcccagaacTCAAACTGACGTCTCCAAaattcttcttttgtccaaccaacagtccaaaatccaaagactcttgatttactatcataaatgacaaagaaaagcaccaACTCCCGACATtaaagaagctggaaccagcaaatgtctgacatttctgcttaaaaaaaaggaaacaattcATTGATAATCCTGAAAGTTGGCGACCAATTTTCATTAGATGGACTAACTGCTTAACGCACGAACTGATGCAGCTCTACCCTGGTGGTAGTAAAAATACTGGCAGTACTAGCTGAACACTAACAGTTGAAGTTTTGATAGCAACTCTTGTGGTACTTTTGTATTCTTTGCAGTGGTTGTAATTTGCTCAAATGTGCTAAAAGTAACAGAAGTAGTATTTCAGTGGTAAACGTAGCTGCAGTGGCAGTTGTAGTAATACTTGTGGTGTCTAAGTACTGTATTTGGCAGGAAAAGATAGCAACAGTCATGAAAAATGTGTACGTTATACTATACTATAGTGCATAGTACCGTAGTACAAGTATTAATAGCATGTATATTACCCAGCAGTAAGAAGGGCCTAACAACACCGACTTGAAGGTCCAGACTTTTATCTTCTACAAATCCACATCCACtcccctcctccagctcctcaaCCTGTTCCTGtccctctcctccatcactcctcctctccagcagTTTCCTGCCTGTCACCGTGGTAACACGTGTGCACTGTTTCCTCAGACGGGTTTTGGAGAAGCCCTGGATCTCCTGGGCCAGCGAATGCATCACAGCGGGGTTTACAGGAGTCAGCTGGAACAAcgagcagcagaggaaacataCACAGTTTTATGACATGAATAAAAGCACATAAACTTTTTGGTGCGTTTACTCTCAGCAGCCAACCAAagtgcaaaatgtaaatatcttGACATAAACAGAAGACCTAAACAATGGCTGATTCTGAACAAAATCACGGAACTTTATGATTTTAGTTTTCCAGCGTCGTGCACCCACCTGAACGTAAGGTATAAATTCTACCAAAATCCCGCACAGAGTTAGAATCTACTGCTTTGAGCCTACATATTACATTAGAGTACGTAATACAGGGCAAAAATACGTGAGAAGCACAGCCATTGCCGCAGCAGATATCAAGGCTTTGGAAGCAATAACAGCGGAAGCTGCGTCAACAACGTAATGCGTTCAATGACTCACAGTAAAATAGTTATTGATACAGGTTTACCAGGACCTGGCTGATAATgttatatatctatctatctaactatctatctatctatgtgtgtgcgtatatatatta
This region of Scatophagus argus isolate fScaArg1 chromosome 10, fScaArg1.pri, whole genome shotgun sequence genomic DNA includes:
- the LOC124065626 gene encoding dual specificity protein phosphatase 19-like isoform X5, whose amino-acid sequence is MINQKIDKLIDNLQPLLGPFILSQLFSKVANVASCQARVIKTRYSDWFELRAVSIRQQLYLGCDVLLTPVNPAVMHSLAQEIQGFSKTRLRKQCTRVTTVTGRKLLERRSDGGEGQEQVEELEEGSGCGFVEDKSLDLQVGVVRPFLLLASQDAAHDIDTLQRHKVSHVLNVAYGVTNLFPDQLVYKTLQILDLPDTDITVYLEECSSFIDQAREQGGVALVHCNAGVSRSSSIVIGYLMLREELSFEDAFSQ
- the LOC124065626 gene encoding dual specificity protein phosphatase 19-like isoform X1, coding for MINQKIDKLIDNLQPLLGPFILSQLFSKVANVASCQARVIKTRYSDWFELRAVSIRQQLYLGCDVLLTPVNPAVMHSLAQEIQGFSKTRLRKQCTRVTTVTGRKLLERRSDGGEGQEQVEELEEGSGCGFVEDKSLDLQVGVVRPFLLLASQDAAHDIDTLQRHKVSHVLNVAYGVTNLFPDQLVYKTLQILDLPDTDITVYLEECSSFIDQAREQGGVALVHCNAGVSRSSSIVIGYLMLREELSFEDAFSQVKLARPSIRPNPGFYRQLRNYKPLSCIK
- the LOC124065626 gene encoding dual specificity protein phosphatase 19-like isoform X6: MHSLAQEIQGFSKTRLRKQCTRVTTVTGRKLLERRSDGGEGQEQVEELEEGSGCGFVEDKSLDLQVGVVRPFLLLASQDAAHDIDTLQRHKVSHVLNVAYGVTNLFPDQLVYKTLQILDLPDTDITVYLEECSSFIDQAREQGGVALVHCNAGVSRSSSIVIGYLMLREELSFEDAFSQVKLARPSIRPNPGFYRQLRNYKPLSCIK
- the LOC124065626 gene encoding dual specificity protein phosphatase 19-like isoform X2, which produces MINQKIDKLIDNLQPLLGPFILSQLFSKVANVASCQARVIKTRYSDWFELRAVSIRQQLYLGCDVLLTPVNPAVMHSLAQEIQGFSKTRLRKQCTRVTTVTGRKLLERRSDGGEGQEQVEELEEGSGCGFVEDKSLDLQVGVVRPFLLLASQDAAHDIDTLQRHKVSHVLNVAYGVTNLFPDQLVYKTLQILDLPDTDITVYLEECSSFIDQAREQGGVALVHCNAGVSRSSSIVIGYLMLREELSFEDAFSQGRPRGGGWFCARDEEGEEEKADELKETK
- the LOC124065626 gene encoding dual specificity protein phosphatase 19-like isoform X3 encodes the protein MINQKIDKLIDNLQPLLGPFILSQLFSKVANVASCQARVIKTRYSDWFELRAVSIRQQLYLGCDVLLTPVNPAVMHSLAQEIQGFSKTRLRKQCTRVTTVTGRKLLERRSDGGEGQEQVEELEEGSGCGFVEDKSLDLQVGVVRPFLLLASQDAAHDIDTLQRHKVSHVLNVAYGVTNLFPDQLVYKTLQILDLPDTDITVYLEECSSFIDQAREQGGVALVHCNAGVSRSSSIVIGYLMLREELSFEDAFSQFVSAAGEAEGRRLVLCQGRGGGGGES
- the LOC124065626 gene encoding dual specificity protein phosphatase 19-like isoform X4 codes for the protein MINQKIDKLIDNLQPLLGPFILSQLFSKVANVASCQARVIKTRYSDWFELRAVSIRQQLYLGCDVLLTPVNPAVMHSLAQEIQGFSKTRLRKQCTRVTTVTGRKLLERRSDGGEGQEQVEELEEGSGCGFVEDKSLDLQVGVVRPFLLLASQDAAHDIDTLQRHKVSHVLNVAYGVTNLFPDQLVYKTLQILDLPDTDITVYLEECSSFIDQAREQGGVALVHCNAGVSRSSSIVIGYLMLREELSFEDAFSQKADELKETK